In Carya illinoinensis cultivar Pawnee chromosome 10, C.illinoinensisPawnee_v1, whole genome shotgun sequence, one DNA window encodes the following:
- the LOC122278942 gene encoding L-ascorbate oxidase homolog, with protein sequence MGEGTFSLLVCLFAAAMSMVHGEDPYLFFTWNVTYGTIAPLGVPQQGILINGQFPGPNINSTTNNNIIINVFNNLDESFLVTWNGIQHRKNSWQDGTLGTMCPIPPKTNYTYHFQVKDQIGSYIYYPTTAMHRAAGAFGGLRVNSRLLIPVPYADPEDDYTVLIGDWYIKSHSTLRKILDSGRSLGRPDGVLINGKSAKGDGKDEPLFHMKPGKTYKYRICNVGLKNSLNFRIQGHTMKLVEMEGSHTVQNTYQSLDVHVGQCFSVLVTADQKPQEYFMIASTRFTKSVLTGKGLISYTNGKGPASPEIPEAPVGWAWSLNQFRTFRWNLTSSAARPNPQGSFHYGAINITRTIKLVNTASKVDGNLRYAVNGMSHVDPPTPLKLAEYYGVADKVFKYNIISDDPQSQGVEVTKAPIVLNTTFRNFVEIIFENHEKSIQSWHLDGYSFFAVAIEPGRWNPERRRNYNLLDAVSRHTVQVFPNSWAAIFLTFDNPGMWNIRSEVAERRYLGQQLYVSLLSPARSLRDEYNIPDDALLCGIVKDLPKPPPYSI encoded by the exons atgggagaaGGGACGTTCTCGTTGCTCGTCTGCCTCTTTGCAGCGGCAATGTCAATGGTACACGGTGAGGATCCTTACCTCTTTTTCACATGGAACGTTACCTACGGCACAATTGCTCCACTTGGAGTCCCTCAACAAGGCATTCTCATAAACGGGCAATTTCCCGGACCCAATATCAACTCCACTACCAACAACAACATAATCATCAATGTCTTCAACAACCTAGATGAGTCATTCCTGGTGACATG GAACGGCATCCAACATAGGAAAAACTCTTGGCAAGATGGTACACTAGGAACTATGTGCCCAATTCCCCCCAAGACAAACTACACCTATCACTTCCAAGTCAAGGACCAAATTGGAAGCTACATCTACTACCCCACCACTGCCATGCACAGGGCAGCTGGTGCCTTTGGTGGCCTCCGAGTGAACAGTCGCTTACTCATTCCTGTCCCATATGCTGACCCCGAAGATGATTACACTGTCTTGATTGGTGACTGGTACATCAAAAGCCACTCTACCCTCAGGAAAATCTTGGATAGTGGCCGCTCCCTAGGTAGGCCAGATGGTGTCCTCATCAATGGAAAATCTGCCAAGGGCGACGGCAAGGATGAGCCCTTGTTCCATATGAAGCCTGGCAAAACCTACAAATACAGAATATGCAATGTTGGCCTTAAGAATTCCCTCAACTTCAGAATCCAAGGCCACACCATGAAGTTGGTGGAGATGGAGGGCTCCCACACTGTCCAAAACACATACCAATCCCTTGACGTCCATGTGGGACAATGTTTCTCAGTTCTTGTCACTGCGGACCAAAAGCCGCAGGAATACTTCATGATTGCCTCAACTCGGTTCACCAAGAGTGTGCTTACTGGTAAGGGTCTCATCAGTTACACCAATGGCAAGGGCCCAGCCTCACCTGAGATCCCTGAGGCCCCTGTTGGTTGGGCCTGGTCCCTCAACCAATTCCGCACCTTCCGTTGGAACCTCACTTCCAGTGCTGCCAGGCCTAACCCTCAAGGATCCTTCCACTATGGTGCCATTAACATCACCCGCACCATCAAGCTCGTGAACACAGCCAGCAAAGTTGACGGCAATCTTCGTTATGCTGTAAATGGCATGTCCCACGTCGACCCTCCCACCCCGCTGAAGCTAGCAGAGTACTATGGAGTCGCGGATAAGGTCTTCAAATATAACATCATCTCTGACGATCCACAATCTCAAGGTGTAGAAGTTACCAAGGCACCGATTGTCTTGAACACAACTTTCCGGAACTTTGTAGAGATTATCTTCGAGAACCACGAGAAGAGCATACAATCTTGGCATTTGGATGGATACTCCTTCTTCGCAGTTGC CATTGAGCCTGGGAGGTGGAACCCAGAACGTCGAAGGAATTACAATCTTCTTGACGCTGTAAGCAGGCACACAGTCCAAGTTTTTCCCAACTCATGGGCAGCCATTTTCTTGACATTTGATAATCCCGGAATGTGGAATATAAGGTCTGAGGTGGCAGAGAGGCGCTACCTCGGACAACAACTCTATGTTAGCCTTTTGTCTCCTGCCCGCTCCCTTAGAGACGAGTACAACATTCCTGACGATGCCTTGCTTTGTGGCATTGTAAAGGATCTACCCAAGCCCCCACCGTACAGCATCTAA